In Symphalangus syndactylus isolate Jambi chromosome 14, NHGRI_mSymSyn1-v2.1_pri, whole genome shotgun sequence, one DNA window encodes the following:
- the ECI1 gene encoding enoyl-CoA delta isomerase 1, mitochondrial isoform X4, which produces MKFKNPPVNSLSLEFLTELVISLEKLENDKSFRGVILTSDRPGVFSAGLDLTEMCGRSPAHYAEYWKAVQELWLRLYQSNLVLVSAINGACPAGGCLVALSCDYRILADNPRYCIGLNETQLGIIAPFWFKDTLENTIGHRAAERALQLGLLFPPAEALQVGLVDQVVPEEQVQSTALSAIAQWMAIPDHARQLTKAMMRKATASRLITQRDADVQNFVSFISKDSIQKSLQRYLQRLKEKKG; this is translated from the exons ATGAAATTCAAGAACCCCCCAGTGAACAGCCTGAGCCTGGAGTTTCTGACGGAGCTGGTCATCAGCCTGGAGAAGCTGGAGAATGACAAGAGCTTCCGCGGTGTCATTCTGACCTCG GACCGCCCGGGTGTCTTCTCGGCCGGCCTGGACCTGACAGAGATGTGCGGGAGGAGCCCCGCCCACTATGCTGAGTACTGGAAGGCCGTGCAGGAGCTGTGGCTGCGGTTGTACCAGTCCAACCTGGTGCTGGTCTCCGCCATCAAT GGAGCCTGCCCCGCCGGAGGCTGCCTGGTGGCCCTGAGCTGTGACTACCGCATCCTGGCGGACAACCCCAGGTACTGCATAGGACTCAACGAGACCCAACTGGGCATCATCGCCCCTTTCTG GTTCAAAGACACCCTGGAGAACACCATCGGGCACCGGGCGGCAGAGCGTGCCCTGCAGCTGGGGCTGCTCTTCCCACCAGCGGAGGCCCTGCAGGTGGGCTTGGTGGACCAGGTGGTCCCAGAGGAACAGGTGCAGAGCACTGCGCTGTCAGCGATAGCCCAGTGGATGGCCATTCCAG ACCATGCTCGACAGCTGACCAAGGCCATGATGCGGAAGGCCACGGCCAGCCGCCTGATCACGCAGCGCGATGCGGACGTGCAGAACTTTGTCAGCTTCATCTCCAAAGACTCCATCCAGAAGTCCCTGCAGAGGTACTTACAGaggctcaaagaaaagaaaggctaa